The following coding sequences lie in one Gadus morhua chromosome 20, gadMor3.0, whole genome shotgun sequence genomic window:
- the tmem223 gene encoding transmembrane protein 223 produces the protein MGFFRLFCKSNQWNSIQVRVRLLSIQQTVAKVLREIPQSKPLSPPNLSTNQTKDVYSRIKCLIGIELPHVLSGLRCPKYRRDLTQPGRCYCTSTKISRDVVLFHHDRTRFVRLLATFCGAQTLFWTYLAHFAYTGLRNDSSLKEQRKVTTTGLAGFWSFDINLGRSVWRYGFTGGCLAVGAGIIGLGVLFCRRSVSRVILHQGGKMVTVATQSPLGPDKGRQITVPLSRVACHAHRNESPSFIPLKIKDNIFYFLLDKEGTINNAQLFDVTVGAYRPL, from the coding sequence ATGGGATTCTTTCGTTTATTTTGTAAGTCGAATCAATGGAATTCGATCCAAGTTCGGGTTCGACTGCTAAGTATTCAACAAACTGTCGCCAAAGTACTGAGGGAAATCCCGCAAAGTAAGCCGTTGTCGCCACCGAATCTATCAACAAACCAAACGAAGGACGTCTATAGTCGTATTAAATGCCTGATCGGGATCGAGTTGCCACATGTACTGTCCGGACTGCGCTGTCCAAAATACCGCAGGGATTTAACCCAACCCGGGCGCTGCTATTGCACATCAACCAAGATCTCCAGAGACGTCGTTCTGTTCCATCACGACCGAACACGCTTCGTACGCCTCCTGGCGACCTTCTGCGGCGCTCAGACTCTCTTCTGGACCTACCTTGCACATTTCGCTTACACTGGTTTAAGAAACGACAGCTCTTTAAAAGAACAACGCAAAGTTACCACCACGGGCCTTGCCGGGTTTTGGAGCTTCGATATCAATTTAGGAAGAAGTGTTTGGAGATACGGGTTTACAGGAGGGTGTCTTGCGGTGGGAGCAGGCATCATAGGACTTGGCGTCCTGTTTTGTCGCCGTTCTGTGAGTCGGGTGATTTTGCACCAAGGAGGCAAGATGGTGACAGTGGCGACCCAGTCCCCCCTGGGACCTGACAAAGGTCGGCAAATAACAGTGCCTCTGTCCCGCGTCGCCTGCCACGCCCACAGGAACGAGTCCCCCTCGTTTATTCCACTCAAGATTAAGGACAATATATTCTATTTTCTTTTGGACAAAGAAGGGACAATAAACAATGCTCAATTGTTTGATGTAACTGTTGGGGCATATCGACCACTCTAA